The Methermicoccus shengliensis DSM 18856 genome includes a window with the following:
- a CDS encoding DUF1648 domain-containing protein: MEQIKPKPLPKRGKLMLWLIMLSLAAIWTLAIHVYLTLPSQVSVHFGFSGEPTRYGEKSAFLIIPITFSIAPIIILLVTKYRFTLINKHPYLMNLPAFFTYITKIPKDRRSLWVNRYFEAVLTLGVFLTFSLLIIEYGIYLGEVSGKLPLWFMPLTLSMPLWLIIPFLIYLRKLSQEIEIEVEN, from the coding sequence ATGGAACAAATCAAGCCAAAGCCCTTACCTAAGAGAGGCAAACTAATGCTGTGGTTGATAATGTTGAGTCTTGCAGCGATTTGGACGCTTGCAATCCATGTCTATCTCACTCTTCCATCACAGGTTTCGGTTCACTTTGGGTTTAGCGGAGAACCGACGAGATATGGTGAAAAATCTGCATTCCTCATCATTCCCATTACATTTAGCATAGCTCCAATAATTATTCTTTTGGTAACAAAGTATCGATTTACTCTAATAAATAAACATCCCTATCTCATGAACCTCCCGGCATTTTTCACGTACATAACAAAGATCCCAAAAGATAGAAGAAGCTTATGGGTTAATAGATACTTTGAAGCCGTTTTAACGTTGGGAGTATTTCTTACCTTTTCCCTCCTTATCATAGAGTATGGAATTTATCTCGGTGAAGTCTCCGGTAAGCTACCTTTGTGGTTCATGCCGCTTACACTTTCAATGCCTTTATGGCTTATAATCCCATTTCTAATTTACTTACGAAAGCTATCACAGGAAATAGAGATAGAAGTGGAAAACTGA
- a CDS encoding permease, which translates to MKRNDIIKIVGISAYISFILFSFITGFDPGKRVGENFITFSVDMLEILPCAFVLIGLFEVWVKKETVEKHFGEGSGIRGYIWAVLLAGTTVGGLYVAFPVAYSLYRKGAKLSVIFTYMGASAICRIPMTIFEASFMGIKFSAIRLLVSLPLVIISSILLGDYLAKRNYKIMEGK; encoded by the coding sequence ATGAAGCGAAATGACATTATTAAAATAGTGGGTATATCTGCTTACATTTCTTTCATACTCTTTTCTTTCATAACTGGATTTGATCCTGGAAAACGGGTAGGTGAAAATTTCATTACTTTTTCGGTAGATATGCTTGAAATCCTGCCGTGTGCTTTTGTTTTAATAGGTCTGTTTGAGGTGTGGGTGAAAAAAGAAACTGTTGAAAAGCATTTTGGAGAAGGGTCTGGTATTAGAGGGTATATATGGGCGGTGCTACTTGCAGGCACTACAGTCGGTGGTTTGTATGTAGCTTTTCCTGTTGCATACTCTTTGTATCGTAAAGGAGCAAAGCTCAGCGTTATTTTCACATACATGGGTGCTTCTGCAATTTGCAGGATTCCAATGACAATATTTGAGGCATCCTTTATGGGAATAAAGTTCTCGGCAATAAGATTATTGGTATCTTTGCCATTGGTGATTATATCTTCAATTTTATTAGGTGATTATTTGGCGAAAAGAAACTACAAAATAATGGAGGGAAAATAA
- a CDS encoding permease, which produces MYLYIITAFAISLSFIANRKKTLMAIKIAVKKFVNILPAFLTMLILVSIVLFLVPDKAISNYLGNNNKFVGVIFASFFGSITLMPGFIAFPLCGILLKKGVPYMVLSAFTTTLMMVGVLTYPIEKEYFGMKVAVIRNVISFFIAIIVALMTGIFFGEVF; this is translated from the coding sequence ATGTACTTATACATAATAACAGCATTTGCTATATCGCTTTCTTTTATCGCAAACCGCAAGAAAACACTCATGGCAATTAAGATAGCAGTCAAGAAATTTGTAAATATTTTACCCGCTTTTTTGACTATGCTCATTCTTGTTTCCATTGTCCTCTTTCTTGTTCCAGATAAAGCTATCTCAAATTATCTCGGGAATAACAATAAATTCGTTGGCGTGATTTTCGCTTCCTTTTTTGGCTCCATTACCCTAATGCCCGGTTTTATTGCCTTTCCGTTGTGTGGAATTCTCTTGAAAAAGGGAGTTCCATATATGGTTTTGTCTGCTTTTACAACTACTCTAATGATGGTAGGAGTCCTTACTTACCCGATAGAAAAAGAGTATTTTGGAATGAAAGTAGCTGTAATAAGAAATGTAATCAGCTTCTTTATAGCCATTATTGTGGCTTTAATGACTGGCATTTTCTTTGGTGAGGTGTTTTGA
- a CDS encoding winged helix-turn-helix transcriptional regulator, translated as MCRGSDCEEELECLCPIRGIIDVVSKKWTICIVSLLEEKKPIRYNEIKNKLKEISPKSLSDNLKVLEKEGLVERKVYPDIPPRVEYSLTKDGKELKIALMPLVRWVQKKKNNKG; from the coding sequence ATGTGTAGAGGAAGCGATTGCGAAGAAGAGTTGGAATGTCTCTGTCCAATTCGAGGGATAATAGATGTGGTAAGTAAAAAATGGACAATATGCATAGTCAGTCTTTTGGAAGAAAAGAAGCCGATCCGATATAATGAAATAAAGAATAAACTAAAGGAAATAAGTCCCAAATCACTCTCTGACAACCTTAAGGTCCTAGAAAAAGAAGGTTTAGTCGAAAGAAAAGTTTATCCTGATATACCGCCTCGGGTTGAATATTCACTAACGAAAGATGGAAAAGAATTAAAGATAGCTCTAATGCCGTTAGTTAGATGGGTACAGAAAAAGAAAAATAATAAGGGATAA
- a CDS encoding MjaI family restriction endonuclease: MNKKNSVGPVSQWIRECSPKTVKDWEEFYYNKLARFLNSKGTHLSPREYIEDLGRKLYVKITEIIQAEIEEVTEEDCIQYIYNLVINRTYDGYLTEIKTIYGKLQRDLGVEIKPAPDEWDRLYNVDFYIQIGENYIGLQIKPITYEQTPEVYRWKEWLSKTHKKFEKDNGGKVFIVFSIKKDNRKEIYNPEVIDEIKKEIQRLK, translated from the coding sequence TTGAACAAGAAAAACAGCGTAGGTCCTGTCTCGCAATGGATTCGGGAGTGCAGCCCCAAAACGGTTAAGGATTGGGAGGAATTCTATTATAACAAACTTGCCAGGTTCCTAAACTCTAAAGGCACTCATCTATCGCCACGAGAATACATAGAAGATTTAGGAAGAAAACTCTATGTAAAAATCACAGAGATTATTCAAGCAGAAATAGAAGAAGTAACTGAAGAGGATTGTATCCAGTATATTTACAATCTTGTTATTAACAGAACTTATGATGGTTATTTAACGGAAATCAAAACAATATACGGGAAATTGCAGCGGGATTTGGGAGTAGAAATAAAACCAGCACCTGATGAATGGGATAGATTATACAATGTCGATTTTTACATTCAAATCGGAGAAAACTACATTGGATTACAAATAAAGCCGATCACTTATGAACAAACACCTGAAGTTTACAGGTGGAAAGAATGGCTTAGCAAAACTCATAAAAAATTTGAAAAGGACAATGGAGGGAAGGTATTCATTGTATTTTCGATTAAGAAGGATAACAGGAAAGAAATCTATAATCCAGAAGTTATTGACGAAATAAAGAAGGAAATACAAAGGCTTAAATGA